AATAATGGTGTGTTACTGGGAATGAATCAAGTTTATATTCAGTGTTCTCCCACTCCCAGCATACCAGGGATGTTGTTAGAAAGAGATTTTCATTGATGTTTCTTGTACAAGAAAGTAAAATAGACACtcttttttcaatactttctTACTATTCAACTCACTATCTGCTATGTATGTCTGATTTGTTCAGAGTTTCTGTCTCAGTTTCCTGACTCAGCTAGATAGATCCTCACAACCGGTTGTTGAACAGCTCATCTGTAAACATATCATCGGCCGTAGCAACATCAAGAGTGTCCTCAAGCAACCATTACCTCCTCCAGCTGCcacaaattttaccaaaattgaagGATACTGTGTTTCAACAGGTGACTTGGAGCCAGTGATTCCAAAAAAACTACATCCTGACTCCATCTGTGCGGGCAAATCTCCGGGATCTCAGTAGGATAACATCTGCAGGGTATGtttgtttcaacattttgatgGAAAGTGTTTGGTTTACCTGTAAACAGTACTGTGTGATTGTTACATGTACAATAAGTTTGTTAGGGTCAAAGGAGCAACCCTGATGTGAAAAGTATACCCAAGGCGTCAACATAGATTCCTGAAGTTTGTGCCTTGATATTAAAAACTTAcatgtaaacttttgctcaagctctccgtaaggaaactttgaaccattcccttttaaaatcaagtaaaaaatcAAGGATCACTGTGTAAAATTTTGTACTAATTACCCAGTATTTAACAGCCatcatccctgtattaactctgtgGGACAAAttcgattttcaattttcacaaaatgaagATGGTCACAGCTTTACATACACCATAAGCTTCAAAacgagccccacaagtggtagacaacAAAGTTATTATAATAAAAGTCTGTGGGCCTaaaataaggaattgtgtgttaacacaaTTCTAGTTTGTAAGTCCACGGAGCTAGGCCGCCTGCAGAACGAACATGTCCCGAAGTCACTTTGCACATCTTGCTGACGTAGACGTCTTAGTACCGGCTATCTAACTACCCATCttgctgacgtagacatctTAGCACCCGTTATCTAGCTCCCATCTTTTCTTGCACATGGCAATTGATCTCAGCCTTGCTTCATGCTCCTGGTCcaagttcattcattctaggCCATCAGGCTGCCTGCCAAGCTATTACAATACTCCCTGCTGTTCGTCTTTTCCGTTATCCACCCTTCCATTCACTGCTGTATTCTATCTTACCACGTACCAACGTCGACAATGCCTCCTCGAAAACGCACAAGAAGTCTGCACCACACGTAACACTGTACGTCCACCTAGTGACCCGTTCAAGATCAGGGACGCAAAGCAAAGGGGCGTTTACCACACTTGACCATCTCGCTGCCAAAAAACGTCAGACTACCCATCTTCACTGGACACTGTAGCGTAGTAACGCCTGCTCTCGGTCTAACACACCCTCTTTCAGTCGCCGTTACAGCGCCATAGGACGGAACTGCAATATCAACGAACGAAGCATTCCTCAAACTGGAGCCGTGACGTTGGAAAATGTTCTCCAACCTGCAGACTTTGATGGCCGACATGGCCGTCATAGCCCAACATAGCAAATCTACTACAGCAGCGCCCTCTCACTGACCTCCTTGGACAAGCCTCTACTTCCGGCAACAACGTCAAGCAGAGCTAAGATGGCTAAGATAGAAACTATTCaattcaattaaaagagtggtcaaagtgatagggtttttatggtaaagcagggctgtaagattcctcatgtgctatttatagcaattatgcaatatatgtaaacagtgcaatgaaactgttacatgattccttataatgcttttgatgaccttgaacttcttaagtttcaaacatttgtctcttcagtgtgctttctctgagtacataCAGTCTCaatttattcaacagaacttacttgcaatgttaatttgaaagttaaaatctgcttggttaataggatgaaaatactgatcaagataaccagcttaagattctttataacctgacagatatgctgtttttttatgatgtgaatcttgatttaagcaaatCTTGTTtacttgatattgttgaaaatatgcaaattagcgccaaaaaaggcgtttttggtaaaaaatcttcttcataaccactggtcagacagctttgttattttgtgtacaggtccctagggataacccaacttagatttgttaaaattgtgatgaaatatgcaaatctgtatttttacggaattcttttttccatttttggtcaggccatcctgaaaggagctatcaaagatatccaccttcttcatcaatacatgtgtcacaaaaggttattctctacataacacagcagagctctgtcaactgttgagtcgcttgttttttcagaaccgctggtcagacagctttaatatttggtttacaagtccctaggatgaccttagtgagataatttcatacagtcaggaaatacttaattttgtatccatgtctatagtagcatcagggactttggccctatgtttgttttctgttgttgtctcATTTACAGATGCGCCATTTCATGAAGCCTTACAACCCATTGCAGCTGAGCTTCAGTCTACACACGACAGGCACCATTGCTCCTTTCAGCTAGAACTACATATGCACCGTTCAGCAAGCCCTACAACTCACTGCAGCTCCTTTCACGTCTGTACCATATACCTTAGCATGACACACTTTTGCCAAGCAGCTCCCTCTGCTGCACAGGGCACCCTCGGACAATTGATCTTACGCAACTGGAGTACGATCCTGGTTACAATTCTCTGCAGTGTACAGCACATGTACAGACACCTCATTGTCCGCCAATCTCCGAAGACCTGCTATTCTATTTCGTCCTCCACTGCGTACTTACTTTCACCTAAAGTACTCCACCATCAAAGTTTATCTGGCTGTCACCCGTCATCACTGCATAATGGCTGGTCTGCCAAATCCACTCACCTCAACTAACAACCAGCCCCATCTTCATCTCCAGTACACCTTTCGGGGAATTCTACGGCTGCAGGACCATTGTCATGCCAACGGCTACCCATTACATTTGATCTTTGCGCCAACCGTGCCTGCTGTTCCGCTCGACAGTGTACGGACCATATGTAGACCTCGTCCAGGAATCTGCGTTACGGGGAATTCAACGGTTACAAGGACCATCGTCACGCTCTCACCTACCCATTTCATTTGATCTTCTGCGACATCTGTGCCTGCTGCTCTGCTCAACCGTGTACTGACCATATTTAGACCTCCTGCTGGAATCTGCGTTCCTTTTAGCCTTCTTCGGTTTCCTCTGCTGTAGCGAATTCACCTGCTCTGGACACTCCTCTAAACAGCATATAACCTGCATGTTCGCGACCTGCAAGTTCTAATCCACACTCACAGCCATCTGGATGCCCTTTCTTTAAACATTAAGGCATCCAAAGCGGACGAAACCCGTCATCGTTAAAGCCCCgctcgaaatggaccgggatcaggATTAACGCCGTGTTTGAGTGGGTGGTTAATGGGCATGGTTGTGCATAATAAGCGTTTACGTAACGGTTTGAGTGCTGGCGGTGTATCTGTGTAAGCTGTTTGCTCCCCTGCTCACGGTCAATGCCAATAACGGTACGATCAAGAAGAACACAAGCTACTGCACTGCAGCTAGCAGTATGTTTGCATCATTTAGAACTGTGTGCGGGACACAAACGGCCAGTGGTGGGCTTCTTTCTCAATTCATATTTGCGTGGTCGCGGTCAGCAACTTCACCTAGCGTGTACGATGCCGTGTGTTCGGGcgatacggcctcccaccacaaccTTGCTAACGCTGACAGCCATAAACAGAACAGGCGCCATGCGGTTTTAATTCGGATTGCGCAAGAAAAAATTCTATTCGATTCCGCTCTGTGCCTACCCGAATAAACTCAACCGGTAAACTGCTCACAGACTGTATCGCAATGTATATGTAAGCTTACGTTATGGAGCTAGAGACGGAGCTCGATGGATACGTTCATGTAGGACAATATGGCCGGCCACTGAGCCCTTGACCGTGAATCGCTGGCAAACTAACGATTTGGGACATCAAGAGAGAatttttttgcagtctgtgTGCGGTAGAGTTATTAGGGTGggcatagatcggaatcgagcTGATTTCGGCAGATAAGGTATACACAAACTTAGTACTTTTTCGTACGTGGTACAAATTTGGACTGCGTGTCATAGGTATTGTCTAGCTgcgctgtgggtccatagctgtggtgttcccagacgggattcctgccttttacgggctgctTTTGACTTTtaggcggggttaaaatcgtaaaccAGTACGTAacaggcaggaatcccgtctgaaaacaccgcGGACCCACAGCTAGGTATTGTCAAGGCAGTCGGCAAGGCTGCGGTGGgaagccgtataacgccaggaaaacacagcatcgtacgcaggggtTTACAGCTTTTACCGATCGTGATCTCAAGTTGCACAATCGAGATATTACAGATTGTAGACAATAAAATGTCGAAGTTGAGATTTCAACTTGCGCTACCTACGAGCCAAGAGATCCGCACACTTGGGGTGGGAGAACAGCAGTTTATTTCGCTAAAGTGGTGAATTTTGGCCCAAAACGCCCCGCGTGCATTGTGTCAATAGCCAATTATAATTTAGACAGTCCGTAAAAAATACAACGCAAGGTACGTTGAATAACACCAGATATATTATTACTATACGtctcaaacaacgggcgagttggaatcgggcgcgTTGGTTCTGTGCGGGTTTGGAAAGTCGCGAGTTAACTTTCGTTTGACATCAGCCCGATCACTAATGTGGCATGCTGGGCTCATCCAGAACGAGTGTGACATGTTTAGTAACACGACGATATACTATTACTTTGCCTTTTTAGTGGACCTTGTCGACTAGGAAACGATGTCTAACGAGACTGGATTAAGTCGGCTACTGTACCATTTCTCGATTTACTAAGAGGCGGAAAGTTCATTGCTCCGTATGTGAATTCTTTATTTAGGAAAGCATTTGGTGAGCGGCGTTTGAGTGATACTACATTTGGTTTTCTTTCAACCAGATTTGCGGATTTTCCTTCGTCTTCATTGTCTCCTTTTTATTCAACCACATTGAAATAATACTGAACACTATGCATTGCAAAGGGAACATAATCAAGCTTATGACATTGTACAATCGATTTTGCTCATATTCCACAGAAAAATCGATTGTGCCATACATCGTTGTCTTACTCAAATCCCAGGATTCTGTTTTTTATCTGTCGCAGTGAATGATTTGTTAGTTCTTGAccatcacggtccctccacaaaagagaCCGTGCCTTGAACTGTTTTAGGCGGGcaaatacacttgtttttgaGGCAGGGTTACACACTGGTTGGCGacgttgaaaaaaataatgtaacaatCTTCAATAACACTTTATGTATCAACAATATGCCAAGAGAAAACGTGGGATGTTGCCGAGCCAGTGATCCACAATTCAGAGTGACTGTAAATTTAGAACAAGACTGCATTTCCGACCTTTCAAGTCCTCTGTCAAACAAAGAACATTCACTCAAAATTCAACTAAAAGACTGATAACATTGAAGGGCTTTTAGCAGCAGAGGTCTGTTGAAAAATTTTAATGAAGCTTATGTGGTCATACTTTCACCTCCCTATTACCATCGATTGCGTACCACACGACAGATAAATGTTGTAGCTTCTGATCATGATCCGTAATCCATATTTTATTATAATGGTGGATATATGCCTATTAATTCTCACaacaaagttataaaattaGTTTTGCATAACCTGCTCACGCCTGCTCTTAGTGATACCTTTCACCCTCTGGTTCATTGTCCAACCAAAGCACACTGTTGCATCTATATTCATCATCAACACACCGCTAGATGGGAGTTCAAATTCGTTAGCTGAGAAACTTTACACCtggtgaaatattaaaattaaaggAAACTGCCTTGCATACAGTGATGACAACTCGCAATAAATTGGACAGTACAAAATGTTATGACTGATAACActgttttattttacatatttacaatatttatgatttACAACCCGGTCGAGCTCATAAGCATGTGCCAGATGTTATCCCTCCAAAGATAGCGTTTTTTTGTAAGGTTTCTCTTCGCTTATCTCCTTCTTGGGGCGCGTGCGTCGTGGCGAAAAGTCACTGATGTTGCGGGACGGTCAACGTTTTCGTTCtaaagaaaacaagaaacaCACATATTACAGAGCTTTGATACGCATAtacttgaaataaaaatgtatattGAAAGGACCCATAACATTATGCTACGCATCTATTTAGTTGTGGTCGAGAAATTGtcaacatattttatttcaggGATTTAATGTTTTCGCGAAGTTAGACTACAAATAAtacttttgtttaaaatttttaggCAGATTGTATAGGTagtagattttgttgaaaactaaATGCAAGCCGCACAACAAGCGAGGGTTTACAATTAGCGTACGGTGTGTAACATGTGCTTCAACAGGCTTCAACAGTGAGCCAGGTACTGTGGACTGTCTACATAAAACAAGTATTGCTGAAAAAATGATAGATTCTAGTGCACTAATTACCCAGTCTAATGTTGTAAGATCACTTCTCATCCTGTACATTCCGTTACTGAAAACCACCCTCTTGTTCTGGTATAACAAACAGACGTTGTTGTATGACTCCACGTAGTGAGTATCTTTGCACTGCACAATGAAATAATGAAGAGAAACAATGTAAGTGGATTTTTTGGAAGCAATGCACTACAGCTCAGATTATCTATGATTCCACCTCACATTTAATTACAAGAAAATAACACTTCTATGTATCAgcatataattgaaaaaaagtgtAATCCAACAATAGAATAACGATTTGGTTCATGTCCTTACGTTTTGTTATGCAATGCACAAGggtattcacaaaataccgggatttatgtccgagtacatcgtgcagccaAGGCATTGTCCGAGACCCCTAGCGAGACATCGAAGGATATGATGTACGAGGATATAAATCCCAGTATTTCGCGAATAACCGCATTGTACACCTTTTTCCCAATTTTATAAGGAAAAGTTGAAGTTAAAAGCGTTTTTTTGGATGCCAGTCGCGCACTGCACTGTGACTGAACGGTCGCGAGCAGATTTGGAAGCGTTCAGCACGTCCGCTTAGCCTACAGAATGGAATTTCAACCTGCACAGCGCAGTGCAGTGAACCTAGTGCACGCGAGGTAGGCCTATATATTGTCGGTCAGCAGCAGATTTTCACTTAAATTCACAGCTTTTGGTTTGATCACTATACATTCGTaaagtactgaatgtttagaACTATATCTGTGgttaaaaactttgaaaaatcatatcTCCTTTTCCTCCGCGTTGACGGAAAGGtgttttcaggtcaaaggtcaactagtgttcaataacacctaaagttattgtattCCGCGTTGAAGTTATTGGACTCGGCGTCTTCTGATACAAAAAGTTACTATATTGGTAAGCCatgttattatcattattatcatcctGATGAAATGAACACATAAAGAATACTTACATGAATGTATGCGCCTGCCTGTTTGTAAATTGTGTTGTTCATAATGAAATCAGTAAGCAGATTGATGGCAACAGGACTCTCAAGAAGTCGATGTGATGGTTCATATCCAGGCATGCTGCACCTTGATTGTTCATGACATTGAGCATGGTTACCCTGAAATATAATTTAAAGTGGGTAAATTCTGTGTTTCATTCACAACTAGTTGAATTAcaagagaacactttgatatgACATTGATGGTACAGTCTACTTTACTTACCCGATAGTGATCCACAATGTTCAGAAGATTCCTCCGTAGTAGTTGCACGGCTTCTGCTTGTGTTTCTTCGCATTCGTTCTGTTCCTGCAAGAAGTTCATGCTGCGCTTCATGCAccaataaaaatgtgtttttattgaTGCTCCTGTGCGGGGAATAATAGATAATCTGCGATCAAGAAAGGGAATCCTGAATCTTGTACTGCGCCATATATTTGTCAGAAATAGTATATACTTTCAACTCTCGCCAACGTTGTGTCACAGTACCAGTGTACAAATGTCCTGCATTAAAACTCTGCCTATCTCACTTCAAAGgaaagacaaaaatattacCTTTGTCTGCTAGTTCTTGGTGCCATATCTTCCCATGATTCTTTCGAGCACCACCAGTTATCTTCTTTAGTTGTTTTCCTATTTCTTTTGTAACTGTAAAATGGTACAAATGATAACATTAAAAGAGACAGGTAGGGttatcattaaaaataattattaaaaaaattgcatgtATTTAGGATCATAGCCTCACATGTCGACAAAATCTTCACAAATTACGGTGGAGGTAGTACAAATCCGGTTAATCTAAAAGCACTCACCATGCCAAGTGTCTAGTGAATTGATGACGTCTGGCCTCTGCTCACGGAGATATTTGTTCACTGATGCGTTTCTGTCATGTGCGTGTGCTTTTATTTGTACACCTGTGGAAAAAAGTATAAACAGTATAAATGACAAATGTTTCTGATAATAATTCAATTTTGTGAATCGCAGAAGTTACTTCTTAAAACGATAAGGATCGATTGATCTGCAATATAGCTACATTAGTATAATATTATGGAATACTCACCATTGTCATCTGCCCATTGGTAGAAGCTCCTAACGCCACCCATTTCATGTCTTTGCGTGCAGTCATCCTCGTCCCTGGTGATTACCGCATTGAAAATGCACTTGTGCGTTCTGCTTTCAcgaaaaaacacacaaaatgaaGAGTCATTTTTATAGTATTATTTTGTCTTAGCATTTGTATCGTACTAGGTATGTAACTATTTATGGACCATACATGTCAAATCTGTTTTTACATCCATGTCTGCATGCACAccgttaaaaataaaaaatcaacactTAACCTACCTATCACTAAGAAATACAATTTCACTCTGTTTGGCATTCTTCCTTGTCGCGTGGCGTGCATCCGACATCACTTCTATTTCTCCAACTTCATAATATGAGGCCGTTTCCTGCCGAGGAAGGGAATTAGAATTATAAGGACAATATCAGTGGCGAAATAAAGTTGTAACATCTACGCAAACTTgatttttcatcaatttggCTGTATAGTGTACCTGAAGTAACCACTCAGAGTTTCAAAAAACGATGGAGTACTATGGATTCCTGATTTTTCAAGCATTGCCATATTTTGTGAAGTGAAAGTACAAACCTCCAATAAAGCATTCTCTTTGCTTTCCTGAGCAGCTTCAGCAACGATTGGCTGGTACATTCTGTAGACTGAAAATGGAAAGTGGACGGACCATTAAAACAGTAATAAAATTGCAAATCAATGTCGTTATATCCATTGGTGttttttgctgttttcacaACTTTTCACGGATTACATTTATAATAAAACGCATTATTTGTTTCTTCTAATGATATTTTACGTAAGTGACAAACGATCATATTCGTATATACTTACATGTCTTCCTATAGTCTTTCTTGCTAAAGCCCATGTTGGCACATCCACAGATGGTCTCGTACTGCTGTTCTCGTAGACCACTTGATGTGATCGCATGCAGCATTCTGTAACGAAACAATTTATGATATTAAAGCACGACGTTTAATTGTTCATTGATGAAAACGTATATAAATAAGTGTACATCATcgttgctctctctctctctctctctctctctctctctctctctctctctctctctctctctctctctctcgctggATCCCCCtctatcaaaattaaaatggaataagtcatttgatattaaaaaacaatcaGTAGTATCTTACCTGTAATTCACTAAGAATTTACCATTAGGCAGAAAAGAGGATGAATACCAGGAGAAACGGTGTGGTTCACAGTTGGTAGTGTTACACTTGAACTGCAGGCGTCCAGTATGACCCATCATGTTTGTCTTGACGCACTGAAGTTTTGCGTCACACACCCTACCATGTTCACCCAGACGAGAAACCAAATTTTGGATAGAGGATGGTGTTGTTAGCAGCATCTGTTCCGTTGTCTTGTCTCCGTCAGTAGCTTGATAAATGCCGGAGTCTTCAAAC
This genomic window from Ptychodera flava strain L36383 chromosome 10, AS_Pfla_20210202, whole genome shotgun sequence contains:
- the LOC139141509 gene encoding uncharacterized protein; this encodes MIFRQHLITKANCAVDVPSYLTSEAIRARNLRRVRDKPKRGNIDFTAPSEREKLELQQKFNHIRTLLGGRLAKASNYDMLLELTHLFIQKNSPEVTTVDDEFEDSGIYQATDGDKTTEQMLLTTPSSIQNLVSRLGEHGRVCDAKLQCVKTNMMGHTGRLQFKCNTTNCEPHRFSWYSSSFLPNGKFLVNYRMLHAITSSGLREQQYETICGCANMGFSKKDYRKTFYRMYQPIVAEAAQESKENALLEETASYYEVGEIEVMSDARHATRKNAKQSEIVFLSDRTHKCIFNAVITRDEDDCTQRHEMGGVRSFYQWADDNGVQIKAHAHDRNASVNKYLREQRPDVINSLDTWHVTKEIGKQLKKITGGARKNHGKIWHQELADKGASIKTHFYWCMKRSMNFLQEQNECEETQAEAVQLLRRNLLNIVDHYRGNHAQCHEQSRCSMPGYEPSHRLLESPVAINLLTDFIMNNTIYKQAGAYIHCKDTHYVESYNNVCLLYQNKRVVFSNGMYRMRSDLTTLDWNENVDRPATSVTFRHDARAPRRR